TCTATCACCCGGAGAAGGGGCGCATCGGCGAATCGGTCGCCAAGAATCCGGCGGTGGCGGACATCATGCGCGGCAACTCTGGCGAGCGCCGCCTGATCAATACCAAGGGCATCGACATGCTGGCCGGCTATGCGGTGGTTCCGTCCACCGGCTGGGGCCTGATCGCCCAACGGCCCGTCGAAGGCACGCTGCAGCGCCTGGACGACCTGCTGTGGATGACCATCCGCAACTCCCTGCCGCTGATGCTGATCCTGCTGCTCGGCATCGGCTGGCTATCCAAGCTGATCGCCCAGCCCCTGTGGCAACTTGCCCGTGCCGCCAAGCAAATGGACGAACTGGACGCGTCCGACCGCATACGCGGCGTCAAGTCCTGGTACTTCGAATCCGCGCAGTTGAAACGCGCCTTGCTGACGGGGCTGGGCAGCATCAATCACAAGATCCGCAGCCTGCGCCGCGAATCCACCACGGATGCGCTGACCGCCCTGCTGAACCGCCGCGGCCTGATGCGGGCGCTCGATGAATTCGCGGCCACCGGCCTGCCCTTCGCCGTGGCGGTCATCGACATCGATAACTTCAAGGCAATCAACGACAGCCATGGGCATGACATGGGTGACGACGTCATCCGCATGTTGGCGTCGCTGATGCGCCATGGCTCGCGCAGCAACGACGTGCTGGGCCGCGCCGGCGGCGAAGAGTTCACCATGCTGCTGCCCGCCACCTCGCTGGACGACGCCGTGCGCGCCGCCGAACGCTTGCGCGCCTCCATGGAGAACACGGTCAATCCGACGGGCGGCAAGGTGACCATCTCCATCGGCGTATCGCGCTATCCCGACCACGGCAAAGATGTTTACGCCGTGCTGAAGGAAGCTGACAAAGCGCTCTACCAAGCCAAGAACCATGGCCGCAACCTGACCTGCGTGGCCGCCCCGACCGAACCGGAAGGCTTTCGCTTCGCGGCGCGCCAGGCGGCCTGACGACACGCCTGGGCGGGACTATCGACCCTGCCGGGCTTTCGCGGCCGGCTTCGGCGGCGGCGCCTTGGGCGGCTGCTGCATCTGGTGCAACAAGGTCGAACACTGGTTCTCGGCGCTCGAATTGCTCGGCACGATCAGGGCCAGCAGGCCCGCCGCCGGTGTCAGCACCGCGCCCAGGGCCACCATGCCGGCGCCCCGTGCCAGCAATGGCGCGACCTTTACGCCGGCCTTGGGATTCTTCAGCGTGCCATCCACATACAGCGGCGAACGCAGGGAGATGATGCGCAGGCCCTTGCTATGCGGCGTGATATCCAGATCGATCGCTTCGGTCTTGAAGTTCACCGACCCGTCGATATTGATCACTGCGTTCTCGGTGTCGAACACGAACAGGTCCGGGGTCGCCAGGCCATCCTTCACCTTGACGTCCGCCGCCGCGCAGTTGATAGGCACCTCCTGGTCGCCGAACAGCCTGGCGACGATATAGTTGCCCACGTTCAGCCCCGCCAGTTCCATCAGGCTGGCGCTGATCACGCCGTCATTGACCAGGAGCTTGGTCTCTCCGTTGGCGGTGGCGAGCAACGCCGCCACCGAATTGCCGGTGCCGCTCAAGGCGACATCGCCATTCAACTCGCCCAGGCTGCGTTTCATGCTTTCCACCTTGGGAAACAACTTGGGCAGTTGCAGGCGCCGCGCGGAAATCTTCGCGCGACCGGGCATCGGCTTCTTCGAACCGTCCAGGTGGATATCGGCATCCAGCGTGCCGCCCGCCAGGCCGAAACGCAGGGGCGTCAGCGCCAGCGCGCCGTTCTGCATGACCGCGCGCACCTGCAGGTCGGTGACGGGCAGGTCGGCGGTCTGGACAATTCTCTTGGCCATCAGGCTGACGTCGGCGTCCATGGCGTTCCAGCGGTCGGTGCGGAATTCCTGGACCGGCAAGGCCTTGTCGGCCGGCTGGTCAGAAGGCGTCTTGCCGCTATCGGTGGCCTGGCCCGACGCACGCTCGGCCTTCGCCACCTTCGCGCTGTCCGAGTTCGCCTTGCCGCCGCTGCCCTTGCCGGTATCGGCGCCCACCAGCGGCCCCAGGTCGGCGAAGCGCAGCAGGTTGGAGGTGAACTGCCCTTGCAGCCGTGGCCGCGGCTTGCTGTCGGTGAACGTCAGGTCGCCATGGATATCGCTGTCGCCGACCTTGCCGTTGAAGCCGCGGTATTCATAGACCGCGCCCTGGGGTTCGTTCAGGCGCCCCACCAGACGGCCGTCG
This genomic interval from Bordetella genomosp. 8 contains the following:
- a CDS encoding sensor domain-containing diguanylate cyclase, producing MFRIDLRRLILWLCLCSVLLALGNSFYASYRVQREILLTNTLEGNHAYAAKLANTTDNFIKTVGQELAYSAGMLAEMETGPDRATAETRRLMRQNDHFNSVLVVDAAGLILTVDPPVSALIGARLDSEPVQRALRSRQPQVSEPYLGVTGRWVILISQPIFDRGGRYLGFIAGTLYLHEENALHFLLGEHYYRDGSFLFVVDRTGKLIYHPEKGRIGESVAKNPAVADIMRGNSGERRLINTKGIDMLAGYAVVPSTGWGLIAQRPVEGTLQRLDDLLWMTIRNSLPLMLILLLGIGWLSKLIAQPLWQLARAAKQMDELDASDRIRGVKSWYFESAQLKRALLTGLGSINHKIRSLRRESTTDALTALLNRRGLMRALDEFAATGLPFAVAVIDIDNFKAINDSHGHDMGDDVIRMLASLMRHGSRSNDVLGRAGGEEFTMLLPATSLDDAVRAAERLRASMENTVNPTGGKVTISIGVSRYPDHGKDVYAVLKEADKALYQAKNHGRNLTCVAAPTEPEGFRFAARQAA
- a CDS encoding AsmA family protein translates to MARRNKILAGIAAALILILAAVVVFLATLDANRFKPFVEEKATAALGRQVAINGDLRLEWRRPEDEHGWRAWIPWAQLTAGDISVANTDWGKAPKFATLKQLQFQVGLLPLLTHRVALRHIQLGEPAVNLERLADGRANWEFQPQQDQDKDADKQPSAWTLDVREIAFDKGTVAYLDATRQADVQVVVDPLGKPISIANLAGAQIAGDLSGQKRAAGKSDAQPAQADGKGQAAQGGQAGQSGQSNTADQSGQPSANDAYVFGWQAKGKYKGLPVDAQGKVGGVLALQDSDKPFPLEVKAALGHTKASAVGTLTNPTHLGALDLRLTLSGASMADLYPLIGVALPDTPPYSTDGRLVGRLNEPQGAVYEYRGFNGKVGDSDIHGDLTFTDSKPRPRLQGQFTSNLLRFADLGPLVGADTGKGSGGKANSDSAKVAKAERASGQATDSGKTPSDQPADKALPVQEFRTDRWNAMDADVSLMAKRIVQTADLPVTDLQVRAVMQNGALALTPLRFGLAGGTLDADIHLDGSKKPMPGRAKISARRLQLPKLFPKVESMKRSLGELNGDVALSGTGNSVAALLATANGETKLLVNDGVISASLMELAGLNVGNYIVARLFGDQEVPINCAAADVKVKDGLATPDLFVFDTENAVINIDGSVNFKTEAIDLDITPHSKGLRIISLRSPLYVDGTLKNPKAGVKVAPLLARGAGMVALGAVLTPAAGLLALIVPSNSSAENQCSTLLHQMQQPPKAPPPKPAAKARQGR